A single genomic interval of Aedes aegypti strain LVP_AGWG chromosome 1, AaegL5.0 Primary Assembly, whole genome shotgun sequence harbors:
- the LOC110674329 gene encoding uncharacterized protein LOC110674329, whose product MDNKRKHKEIQFTKLMKVDSYNGPRFLTLKRTDQDETMKTVSPFFIRKAMNNITLNVTIVRTKDGGLLLKTVDRQQAEKLKKQNVFGGIINIEITEQPTLNSSRGTIFCPDLKMHTDEEILDELSSQHVTDVKRVHRRNKKGDFEDSGVFILTFDLGHLPNSIDAGFHCCKIKQYIPPPLRCMNCLKFGHKRSVCKGNQICASCANLYHDKTQCQQGLKCVVCRGDHHTLSKDCPVYKDKLEIQRIKVTEKITYREARQKRRLQAPDPNPPRLRQPFSSLFKSQHNEADQQKNNEMTNRSNEDHIASTEPTHTDARSFGGTSQSAEFIIIKQQSVATEGVRGSIGGAESASTLVPCISGA is encoded by the exons ATGGACAACAAAAGAAAGCATAAGGAGATCCAGTTCACAAAGCTGATGAAAGTGGACAGTTACAATGGACCACGTTTTTTGACCCTGAAGCGAACGGACCAGGACGAGACAATGAAAACGGTATCCCCGTTTTTCATTAGGAAGGCAATGAACAACATAACCCTGAATGTTACTATTGTTAGGACGAAAGATGGCGGCCTCTTACTCAAGACCGTTGACCGACAACAGGCAGAGAAACTGAAGAAGCAAAACGTTTTTGGAGGAATCATCAATATCGAAATCACCGAACAACCTACTTTGAACAGTTCTCGCGGAACCATATTTTGCCCTGATCTAAAAATGCACACTGATGAGGAGATCCTTGATGAGCTGAGCTCCCAACACGTGACTGACGTGAAAAGGGTTCATCGTCGCAACAAAAAAGGTGATTTCGAAGATTCCGGAGTGTTCATTTTAACGTTCGACCTTGGACATCTACCAAACTCGATCGACGCCGGCTTCCATTGCTGCAAAATCAAGCAGTACATACCTCCACCACTACGGTGTATGAACTGTTTAAAATTCGGCCATAAGAGGTCAGTTTGCAAAGGCAATCAAATATGTGCCAGTTGTGCCAACCTCTACCATGACAAGACCCAGTGTCAACAAGGGTTGAAATGCGTCGTATGTCGTGGAGATCATCACACTTTGTCAAAGGACTGCCCTGTCTACAAAGATAAATTAGAGATTCAACGCATCAAGGTCACCGAGAAGATAACGTATCGCGAAGCCAGACAAAAGAGAAGACTACAAGCACCCGACCCTAATCCTCCCAGGCTGAGGCAACCGTTCTCTAGTCTATTCAAATCCCAGCACAATGAAGCAGATCAACAAAAGAACAATGAAATGACCAATCGTTCCAACGAAGATCACATCGCTTCAACAGAAC CAACCCACACGGATGCTCGTTCGTTCGGTGGAACATCCCAAAGCGCAGagttcatcatcataaaacaacaATCCGTCGCTACGGAAGGAGTCCGAGGAAGTATTGGGGGTGCGGAGTCCGCATCAACTCTCGTGCCCTGCATCTCCGGAGCGTAA